A genomic window from Anthonomus grandis grandis chromosome 2, icAntGran1.3, whole genome shotgun sequence includes:
- the LOC126733512 gene encoding phytanoyl-CoA dioxygenase, peroxisomal-like isoform X1 encodes MHCCTMAYKRSDLPKLTIQQKIFYEENGFLLIEKNVGDELIDELRQRFLDICNGNAADKQVFITMKDPSLKNTGVKGEYLINKLQDFAYDKILWKYISEPSVVDIVEALIGPNITAVHSMLINKPPNAKPEASLHPVHQDLHYFPFRPADKIIASWTAMERVDESNGCLHVVPGSHRGPLYSHSYPDEFKNILYHGIKETDNRQKHYVIMERGDTLFFHPLLLHGSGPNRTQGFRKAISCHYADSNCEFIDVRGTSQENIATEVEQMAVKLLGADVRLNIQVKAKFKCQLSFNLYNFKDIWKNKSRLVRGKPGNFQSFNSHL; translated from the exons ATGCACTGCTGCACCATGGCCTACAAAcg AAGTGATTTGCCTAAATTAACCATACAGCAAAAGATATTTTACGAGGAAAATGGGTTCTTGCTGATAGAGAAGAATGTAGGTGACGAATTGATCGATGAACTCAG gCAAAGGTTTCTGGATATTTGCAACGGTAACGCAGCAGACAAACAAGTTTTTATAACTATGAAAGAtccatctttaaaaaatacaggaGTAAAAggagaatatttaataaataag CTTCAAGATTTCGCTTATGACAAAATCTTATGGAAATACATCTCAGAACCCAGCGTAGTCGATATTGTGGAAGCCTTAATCGGGCCCAACATAACAGCCGTACACTCCATGCTTATAAACAAGCCTCCCAATGCTAAACCAGAGGCGTCCCTGCACCCTGTACatcaa GACTTACATTACTTTCCATTTAGACCAGCTGATAAGATTATAGCGTCATGGACGGCCATGGAGAGGGTTGACGAGAGCAATGGATGTCTTCACGTGGTGCCCGGATCGCATAGAGGACCTTTGTATAGTCATTCATATCCAGATGAA TTCAAAAATATACTCTACCACGGCATTAAAGAAACGGATAATAGACAAAAACATTACGTTATAATGGAAAGAGGCGACACGCTATTCTTTCATCCTCTTTTGCTCCATGGCTCTGGACCAAACCGAACACAG ggATTCAGAAAGGCCATATCTTGCCATTACGCAGATAGTAATTGCGAGTTTATCGATGTAAGAGGAACGAGTCAGGAAAATATCGCCACGGAAGTCGAACAGATGGCGGTAAAGTTGTTGGGTGCCGATGTTAGGCTGAACATCCAGGTAAAAGCAAAATTCAAATGtcaattaagttttaatttgtacaattttaaggATATTTGGAAGAACAAAAGTCGTCTGGTGCGTGGCAAACCGGGAAATTTCCAATCGTTTAACAGCCATTTGTGA
- the LOC126733512 gene encoding phytanoyl-CoA dioxygenase, peroxisomal-like isoform X3 — MLTVLPPLQKNIGLPCRQRFLDICNGNAADKQVFITMKDPSLKNTGVKGEYLINKLQDFAYDKILWKYISEPSVVDIVEALIGPNITAVHSMLINKPPNAKPEASLHPVHQDLHYFPFRPADKIIASWTAMERVDESNGCLHVVPGSHRGPLYSHSYPDEFKNILYHGIKETDNRQKHYVIMERGDTLFFHPLLLHGSGPNRTQGFRKAISCHYADSNCEFIDVRGTSQENIATEVEQMAVKLLGADVRLNIQDIWKNKSRLVRGKPGNFQSFNSHL, encoded by the exons ATGCTAACGGTTTTGCCGccactacaaaaaaatattggctTACCGTGTAG gCAAAGGTTTCTGGATATTTGCAACGGTAACGCAGCAGACAAACAAGTTTTTATAACTATGAAAGAtccatctttaaaaaatacaggaGTAAAAggagaatatttaataaataag CTTCAAGATTTCGCTTATGACAAAATCTTATGGAAATACATCTCAGAACCCAGCGTAGTCGATATTGTGGAAGCCTTAATCGGGCCCAACATAACAGCCGTACACTCCATGCTTATAAACAAGCCTCCCAATGCTAAACCAGAGGCGTCCCTGCACCCTGTACatcaa GACTTACATTACTTTCCATTTAGACCAGCTGATAAGATTATAGCGTCATGGACGGCCATGGAGAGGGTTGACGAGAGCAATGGATGTCTTCACGTGGTGCCCGGATCGCATAGAGGACCTTTGTATAGTCATTCATATCCAGATGAA TTCAAAAATATACTCTACCACGGCATTAAAGAAACGGATAATAGACAAAAACATTACGTTATAATGGAAAGAGGCGACACGCTATTCTTTCATCCTCTTTTGCTCCATGGCTCTGGACCAAACCGAACACAG ggATTCAGAAAGGCCATATCTTGCCATTACGCAGATAGTAATTGCGAGTTTATCGATGTAAGAGGAACGAGTCAGGAAAATATCGCCACGGAAGTCGAACAGATGGCGGTAAAGTTGTTGGGTGCCGATGTTAGGCTGAACATCCAG gATATTTGGAAGAACAAAAGTCGTCTGGTGCGTGGCAAACCGGGAAATTTCCAATCGTTTAACAGCCATTTGTGA
- the LOC126733512 gene encoding phytanoyl-CoA dioxygenase, peroxisomal-like isoform X2: MHCCTMAYKRSDLPKLTIQQKIFYEENGFLLIEKNVGDELIDELRQRFLDICNGNAADKQVFITMKDPSLKNTGVKGEYLINKLQDFAYDKILWKYISEPSVVDIVEALIGPNITAVHSMLINKPPNAKPEASLHPVHQDLHYFPFRPADKIIASWTAMERVDESNGCLHVVPGSHRGPLYSHSYPDEFKNILYHGIKETDNRQKHYVIMERGDTLFFHPLLLHGSGPNRTQGFRKAISCHYADSNCEFIDVRGTSQENIATEVEQMAVKLLGADVRLNIQDIWKNKSRLVRGKPGNFQSFNSHL, encoded by the exons ATGCACTGCTGCACCATGGCCTACAAAcg AAGTGATTTGCCTAAATTAACCATACAGCAAAAGATATTTTACGAGGAAAATGGGTTCTTGCTGATAGAGAAGAATGTAGGTGACGAATTGATCGATGAACTCAG gCAAAGGTTTCTGGATATTTGCAACGGTAACGCAGCAGACAAACAAGTTTTTATAACTATGAAAGAtccatctttaaaaaatacaggaGTAAAAggagaatatttaataaataag CTTCAAGATTTCGCTTATGACAAAATCTTATGGAAATACATCTCAGAACCCAGCGTAGTCGATATTGTGGAAGCCTTAATCGGGCCCAACATAACAGCCGTACACTCCATGCTTATAAACAAGCCTCCCAATGCTAAACCAGAGGCGTCCCTGCACCCTGTACatcaa GACTTACATTACTTTCCATTTAGACCAGCTGATAAGATTATAGCGTCATGGACGGCCATGGAGAGGGTTGACGAGAGCAATGGATGTCTTCACGTGGTGCCCGGATCGCATAGAGGACCTTTGTATAGTCATTCATATCCAGATGAA TTCAAAAATATACTCTACCACGGCATTAAAGAAACGGATAATAGACAAAAACATTACGTTATAATGGAAAGAGGCGACACGCTATTCTTTCATCCTCTTTTGCTCCATGGCTCTGGACCAAACCGAACACAG ggATTCAGAAAGGCCATATCTTGCCATTACGCAGATAGTAATTGCGAGTTTATCGATGTAAGAGGAACGAGTCAGGAAAATATCGCCACGGAAGTCGAACAGATGGCGGTAAAGTTGTTGGGTGCCGATGTTAGGCTGAACATCCAG gATATTTGGAAGAACAAAAGTCGTCTGGTGCGTGGCAAACCGGGAAATTTCCAATCGTTTAACAGCCATTTGTGA